From a region of the Megalops cyprinoides isolate fMegCyp1 chromosome 13, fMegCyp1.pri, whole genome shotgun sequence genome:
- the ptprja gene encoding receptor-type tyrosine-protein phosphatase eta — protein sequence MRRLQSLQSVLPQALLVLYLFFKASHEDSHCSCTYKIQTISTVAVQFAPVPFINCSSDNFTMEAKNDNITIHNLTPGQSYIFNISCVVPNGASPVVCCLNFTTVPNTISNLTVTNVTSSSVSLSWTKPQGEVSGYLVTWNDGFVIKNTTANGTSLLITNLAAATQYIFSVTAIAEDGITGGDPIKKSQYTRPDVIRSLTVTNVTTSAVSLSWTEPQRNSSFYRVNWTDGSITKSDTTNETSFIVTGLTAGTRYEFRVTAVAADRLTEGDSVNNSQHTRPDVIRSLTVTNVTTSAVSLSWTEPQGNSSFYRVNWTDSSITKSDTTNETSFTVTGLTAGTRYEFRVTAVAADRLTEGDSVNKYQFTRPDVIRDLIVTNVTTSAVSLRWTKPQGNSSFYRVNWTDSSITKTSTTNEPSFAITNLTAGTQYVFSVTAVAVDSVTQGDSVIKSQNTRPEKVGNIKLLYQENSTLGVSWSLLQGNISFYSVRLIESNFKQDFTYNQTTIGANFTGLYPGRLYNLTVISVFGSLQNAADTLQFATKPNPPRLNKTARTNQSISITWDYPFSMDGVTGISYIIYWLNQTEWNTVSTLQNSTTISSLASGTKYSISVETVGPQKLRSIKVNLTEYTIPNPVINLKASCLSVNSVRLEWTSPIGAQSTYTYRALISGPSDLEKNYTSQTNNITIGDLAAGTRYNFTVTTVISNDISSPSEFTFCYTKPETVNGLTAEAVNKTAINITWNRQDDYKDTYSYQVSISQAGSLIQGKNTSSQSIIISSLSPGSNYTCSVTTVVNDVQSDPATTSVFTKPGGAANIKTVGNTTSMTVTWDSPTGNVTSYNINIYNNGQLKDNRTGVSNRIVVFSNLRPGQIYTVNVVTISGPFQEGSETVVNATFPNPPGKIQVQNQTANSIDVSWIRPTDMDLSQYNFTVYVSGRQLMTTENWIYVDNLTSGTIYNISVATVGPMGYLSTPVSISSSTRPYSVSQLRDAGITTSNISLVWDQPEPQESYKYIAIVEYPNNNRTQFITQNTSAIIQNLQSGSGYNFTVMTLAASNTTAAAVTITLFTRPYGIGTLQADTLNTTAVFLNWTKPQEYQNGYTYRVEVSGCTDAPENQMVKTEMAYVTDLRPGTNCSFTIYSQAENGIEGQPVQTSKYTKPEKVNPTVSNGGTNNSITVTWDSPVGNVEKYVVALTGGNENTSKELNSSARTCVFPNLMAGRIYTVTLTTYSGPFTQQSDSISNATYPNPPGDIRIKDQTVRSISLEWVGATGMPTGTFNYTVTYQSTISDSKFWVTSSNTAFLPDLVSGTPYNISVSTVGPMKFTSAPVWKLLVTTRPESVQSLTVDSTSVEEIHLKWEKPVDYKPGYCYRVVIMNNTNNITDVTKDEYYQVKNLIPGSHYNFTVITLASDKTEGTQVAISNCTDAAPVSDLRCQGPNRTEAVLTLSWGSPWGSNEGFEIETEVVSEKNIPTCSGSCVHNITNLSYNTEYNVSIRTKGCGRSSSVTVVACKTGITDPPVPNTKTHVSITEQEYNKFTLEISPSLFNDTSGPIINYGILVTSNVNSLPGEKKSLPQYLNKTYEDWQAGNTVVYLAVVRSAEVISRNAGNGPVVVIGDGTTWNAYNNGPLKTSGSYSFAVVTFTHLELANDLVSISKSFFAISPFYPGEIQLPINPAVIGGAVGGSLTALLLILIFTVVAAVCWKRRSKEEEEVPIHSIRAKVSVPIRVEDYESYFRKQRADSNCGFAEQFEDLKPVGVTQAKVSALAPENKAKNRYNNVLPYDYSRVKLSVHGSPYDDYINASYMPGYNSKKEFIAAQGPLPCTVNEFWRMIWEKNVHTLVMLTRCNEQGRVKCEEYWPSGTKHFNNITVTMTSEIPLEDWTIRDFSVKNVKTAETRSLRHFHFTAWPDHGVPETTELLINFRHLVREHMDQYSRNSPAVVHCSAGVGRTGTFIAIDRLIFQIERDGVVDVYGVIHDLRMHRPLMVQTEDQYVFLNQCAMDIIRSRTGTNVDLIYQNTAALSIYENFEPMKKSKNGYHNA from the exons TGCCCAATACCATCAGCAACCTCACTGTCACAAATGTCACaagctcctctgtgtctctaAGCTGGACTAAACCACAGGGAGAGGTCTCCGGCTACTTAGTAACCTGGAATGATGGCTTTGTGATAAAGAATACAACAGCAAATGGAACATCCTTACTCATAACTAATCTCGCTGCTGCAACTCAGTATATATTCTCAGTCACGGCAATCGCTGAGGATGGAATAACCGGAGGGGATCCTATTAAGAAGTCACAATACACAA GGCCTGATGTCATCAGGAGCCTCACTGTCACAAACGTCACAACCTCAGCTGTGTCTCTAAGCTGGACTGAGCCACAGAGAAATAGCTCTTTCTATAGAGTAAACTGGACTGATGGTTCCATAACTAAGAGTGACACAACAAATGAAACGTCCTTTATTGTAACTGGTCTGACTGCTGGAACTCGGTATGAATTCAGAGTCACTGCAGTGGCTGCAGATAGGCTAACTGAAGGAGATTCTGTCAATAACTCACAGCACACAA GGCCTGATGTCATCAGGAGCCTCACTGTCACAAACGTCACAACCTCAGCTGTGTCTCTAAGCTGGACTGAGCCACAGGGAAATAGCTCTTTCTATAGAGTAAACTGGACTGATAGCTCCATAACTAAGAGTGACACAACAAATGAAACGTCCTTTACTGTAACTGGTCTGACTGCTGGAACTCGGTATGAATTCAGAGTCACTGCAGTGGCTGCAGATAGGCTAACTGAAGGAGATTCTGTCAATAAATATCAATTCACAA GGCCTGATGTCATCAGGGACCTCATTGTCACAAACGTCACAACCTCAGCTGTGTCTCTAAGATGGACTAAGCCACAGGGAAACAGCTCTTTCTATAGAGTAAACTGGACTGATAGTTCCATAACTAAGACTAGCACAACAAATGAACCATCCTTTGCCATAACCAATCTGACTGCTGGAACTCAGTATGTATTCAGTGTCACTGCAGTGGCTGTAGATAGCGTAACTCAAGGAGATTCTGTCATTAAGTCACAAAACACAA GGCCAGAAAAAGTGGGAAATATCAAGCTTCTATATCAGGAAAACAGCACCTTGGGGGTTTCTTGGAGCCTGCTGCAAGGGAACATCAGTTTTTATTCAGTGCGTCTGATCGAATCGAACTTTAAACAAGATTTTACATACAATCAAACCACCATAGGGGCAAATTTTACTGGATTATATCCTGGAAGACTCTACAACCTCACAGTGATTTCAGTTTTCGGATCTTTACAAAACGCAGCTGACACCCTTCAATTTGCTACCA AACCCAACCCACCAAGACTCAATAAGACGGCAAGGACAAATCAATCCATCTCCATCACTTGGGACTATCCTTTTTCTATGGATGGAGTTACTGGAATCAGCTACATAATTTACTGGCTAAACCAGACTGAGTGGAACACGGTCAGCACTCTCCAGAACAGCACTACGATCTCTTCTCTGGCCTCTGGAACTAAGTACAGTATATCAGTGGAGACCGTAGGGCCACAGAAACTACGCAGCATAAAAGTCAATCTGACTGAATACACAA TACCCAATCCTGTGATAAATCTAAAAGCCAGCTGCCTGTCAGTCAACTCTGTAAGACTTGAGTGGACGAGCCCCATAGGTGCTCAGTCTACTTACACTTACAGAGCCCTGATCAGTGGCCCCTCTGATCTTGAAAAAAACTACACCAGCCAGACAAACAATATTACTATAGGTGACCTTGCAGCAGGAACAAGGTACAACTTCACTGTTACAACGGTCATATCTAATGATATAAGTTCCCCGTCTGAATTCACATTTTGCTACACAA AACCTGAGACTGTTAATGGTCTTACTGCCGAAGCTGTGAACAAAACAGCAATTAACATCACATGGAATCGACAAGACGACTACAAAGACACCTACTCCTATCAGGTGTCCATCTCTCAGGCCGGTTCTTTGATACAGGGAAAGAACACCTCAAGTCAGAGCATAATCATCAGCAGCCTCAGCCCGGGCAGTAACTACACATGCAGCGTTACCACAGTGGTGAATGACGTTCAGTCCGATCCAGCTACTACATCTGTCTTCACAA aacctggaggagctgcaaACATAAAGACTGTGGGGAACACAACGAGCATGACTGTGACCTGGGACAGTCCCACCGGCAACGTGACCTCCTACAATATTAACATCTACAACAATGGACAGCTGAAAGACAACCGAACTGGGGTCTCCAATCGAATTGTTGTATTTTCGAACCTGAGGCCGGGGCAGATTTACACTGTTAATGTGGTAACCATCAGTGGACCTTTCCAGGAGGGCTCCGAAACAGTTGTAAATGCAACCT TTCCAAATCCACCGGGAAAAATTCAAGTACAAAATCAGACTGCTAATTCCATTGATGTCAGCTGGATCAGGCCCACTGACATGGACTTGAGTCAGTACAACTTCACCGTATACGTTTCTGGCCGCCAACTCATGACCACTGAGAACTGGATCTATGTGGACAATCTGACATCAGGAACCATCTATAACATCTCAGTGGCAACCGTGGGACCAATGGGGTATCTTAGTACACCAGTCTCAATAAGTAGCTCAACCA GACCCTATTCTGTTAGCCAGCTGAGGGATGCAGGAATCACAACCTCTAACATCTCGCTGGTCTGGGATCAGCCTGAACCACAGGAGAGTTATAAATATATTGCTATTGTGGAATATCCCAACAACAATCGGACTCAATTCATCACACAAAACACCAGTGCTATTATACAAAATCTCCAGTCGGGGAGCGGTTACAATTTTACTGTCATGACTCTGGCAGCGAGCAACACCACAGCTGCCGCAGTAACAATCACTTTATTCACAA GACCCTATGGCATTGGCACATTACAGGCCGACACACTCAACACAACTGCAGTGTTTCTAAACTGGACCAAACCGCAGGAGTACCAAAACGGTTACACTTACAGAGTCGAGGTCTCTGGGTGCACAGATGCTCCAGAGAACCAAATGGTGAAAACAGAGATGGCCTACGTTACTGATCTGAGACCAGGGACCAACTGCTCCTTCACCATTTACTCCCAGGCAGAGAATGGCATTGAAGGACAACCAGTTCAAACCTCCAAGTACACAA AGCCTGAGAAAGTGAACCCCACTGTTTCAAATGGAGGCACGAATAATTCCATCACCGTGACATGGGACTCTCCTGTTGGCAATGTAGAAAAGTATGTAGTTGCCCTGACTGGTGGTAATGAGAACACCTCAAAGGAACTGAACTCCAGCGCTCGGACGTGTGTTTTCCCTAACCTGATGGCGGGAAGAATCTACACAGTCACGCTGACAACGTACAGCGGGCCCTTCACTCAACAGTCAGACTCAATCTCAAACGCAACCT ATCCAAACCCACCAGGAGACATCAGGATAAAAGACCAGACCGTCAGGTCCATCTCCTTAGAATGGGTTGGGGCCACTGGGATGCCCACTGGCACTTTTAACTACACTGTGACCTATCAGTCAACCATATCCGATAGCAAGTTCTGGGTCACCTCAAGCAACACTGCATTCCTGCCTGACCTGGTGTCTGGAACGCCATACAACATCTCTGTGTCTACCGTTGGACCGATGAAATTCACAAGTGCACCAGTCTGGAAGCTTTTGGTCACAACTA GACCAGAGAGTGTCCAATCCCTTACAGTGGACTCAACATCGGTTGAAGAGATTCATCTGAAATGGGAGAAACCTGTTGATTATAAACCGGGATACTGCTACAGAGTGGTGATAatgaacaacacaaacaacatcaCAGATGTGACAAAAGATGAATATTATCAAGTCAAGAATCTAATTCCTGGCTCCCACTACAATTTCACTGTAATAACTCTGGCATCTGATAAGACAGAGGGAACACAGGTAGCCATTTCTAACTGTACAG ATGCTGCTCCAGTCAGTGATCTGCGCTGCCAGGGACCAAATCGAACTGAAGCTGTGCTCACCCTGTCCTGGGGGAGCCCTTGGGGTTCCAACGAGGGTTTTGAGATTGAAACAGAGGTTGTCTCAGAGAAAAACATTCCAACATGCAGTGGCAGCTGTGTCCACAACATTACAAATCTCTCCTACAACACGGAGTACAATGTGAGCATCCGGACTAAGGGCTGTGGGAGGAGCAGCAGCGTCACTGTGGTGGCCTGTAAGACCGGTATCACAG ATCCACCGGTgccaaatacaaaaacacacgtgTCCATTACTGAACAGGAATATAATAAATTTACATTGGAAATAAGCCCCAGCCTCTTCAACGACACCAGCGGCCCGATCATTAATTATGGTATACTAGTGACATCCAACGTGAATA GTCTGcctggtgaaaaaaaatctttaccGCAGTACTTAAACAAAACCTACGAGGACTGGCAAGCTGGTAATACAGTGGTGTACCTGGCCGTTGTGAGGTCTGCTGAGGTCATAAGCCGTAATGCTGGAAATGGACCTGTTGTTGTCATAGGTGATGGAACTACATGGAATGCATACAATAATGGACCGCTGAAAACATCAGGAAGTTACAG TTTTGCTGTTGTCACATTTACCCATCTGGAATTAGCCAACGACCTCGTGAGCATTTCAAAGTCTTTCTTTGCTATATCACCTTTTTATCCAGGAGAAATACAGCTACCAATAAATCCAG ctgtcaTTGGTGGCGCTGTGGGCGGATCACTGACGGCTCTACTCCTCATACTTATCTTTACAGTCGTCGCTGCTGTCTGCTGGAAAAG acgttccaaagaggaagaagaagtcCCTATTCACTCCataag agcaAAAGT TAGTGTACCCATAAGAGTGGAAGACTATGAATCATACTTCAGGAAGCAGCGAGCCGATTCCAACTGCGGCTTTGCTGAGCAGTTTGAG GACCTGAAGCCTGTGGGTGTGACCCAGGCCAAGGTCAGTGCCCTGGCTCCTGAGAACAAGGCAAAGAACCGCTACAACAACGTGTTGCCCT aTGATTATTCCCGTGTCAAACTGTCAGTCCACGGAAGTCCGTATGATGACTACATTAATGCCAGCTACATGCCG GGATACAATTCAAAGAAGGAATTCATTGCTGCCCAGGGTCCTTTACCCTGCACAGTGAATGAATTCTGGAGGATGATCTGGGAGAAGAACGTTCACACTCTGGTCATGCTGACCAGATGCAATGAGCAGGGCCGG GTGAAATGTGAAGAATACTGGCCATCTGGGACCAAACATTTCAACAATATAACTGTGACAATGACTTCTGAAATCCCTCTGGAGGACTGGACTATACGGGACTTTAGTGTCAAAAAT GTCAAGACGGCAGAGACTCGCTCCCTGCGCCATTTCCACTTCACGGCCTGGCCGGACCACGGAGTGCCAGAAACCACAGAGCTTCTAATCAACTTCAGGCACCTGGTGAGGGAGCACATGGACCAGTACTCCCGCAACTCACCCGCTGTGGTGCACTGCAG tgctggAGTGGGGAGGACAGGAACTTTCATTGCCATTGATCGCCTGATCTTCCAGATAGAGCGAGACGGTGTGGTGGATGTGTATGGGGTCATCCATGATTTGCGCATGCACAGGCCTCTCATGGTCCAGACTGAG GACCAGTATGTGTTCCTAAACCAGTGTGCCATGGATATTATCAGATCAAGGACTGGGACCAATGTGGATCTAATCTACCAGAACACAGCAGCACTCTCTATTTATGAGAACTTTGAACCCATGAAGAAGTCAAAAAATGGCTATCACAATGCCTAG